In a single window of the Deinococcus aetherius genome:
- a CDS encoding ferredoxin translates to MPHVIVSPCIGVKDQACTEVCPVECIYDGGDQFLIHPDECIDCGACVPACPVSAIFPEEDVPGGETEFIVKNRAFFGL, encoded by the coding sequence ATGCCTCACGTGATCGTCAGCCCCTGCATCGGCGTCAAGGACCAGGCCTGCACGGAAGTGTGCCCGGTCGAGTGTATCTACGACGGCGGCGACCAGTTCCTGATCCACCCCGACGAGTGCATCGACTGTGGAGCCTGCGTCCCCGCCTGCCCCGTCAGCGCCATCTTCCCCGAGGAGGACGTGCCCGGCGGCGAGACCGAGTTCATCGTCAAGAACCGGGCCTTCTTCGGCCTGTAA
- a CDS encoding SufE family protein: MTQPAPLPERLQSIVSLFKSAPKPLRLQALLEYSRKLPPLPEKYVEHPEFLQAVPECASPFFLVTEQAENGGVNMYFKVPEEAPTVRGYAGILHEALQGESPETILNIPDQFYMDMGLSELITPMRLRGMGAILMRLKNDVREHAAQG, translated from the coding sequence ATGACCCAGCCCGCTCCCCTGCCCGAACGGCTCCAGAGCATCGTGAGCCTGTTCAAGTCCGCACCCAAGCCGCTGCGGCTCCAGGCTCTCCTCGAATACAGCCGCAAGCTGCCGCCCCTCCCCGAGAAGTACGTCGAGCACCCCGAGTTTCTGCAAGCGGTCCCCGAGTGCGCCAGCCCCTTCTTCCTGGTGACGGAGCAGGCGGAGAACGGGGGCGTCAACATGTACTTCAAGGTGCCCGAGGAGGCCCCCACCGTGCGCGGCTACGCGGGCATCCTGCACGAGGCGCTGCAAGGCGAGTCGCCCGAGACGATTCTGAACATCCCGGATCAGTTCTACATGGACATGGGCCTGTCCGAACTCATCACGCCGATGCGGCTGCGCGGCATGGGCGCCATCCTGATGCGCCTGAAAAATGACGTGCGGGAACACGCGGCGCAGGGGTGA
- a CDS encoding magnesium transporter CorA family protein, with protein sequence MLTYYRSVGGKLQTIDGYIDGCWINATAPSAEELARVSRETGLPLDYLSYPLDPDERSRFEREDGQLLIIMQTSYRLGEDSDIPYDTVPLGILHTDHCLVTVCALENPVVKDVVGGLVRRVSTAKKNRLTLQLFLRNAQRFLIDVRQINKRVDTIEDRMETATRNRELMDLLKLEKSLVYFITGLKANEAMMERVKRDRIFEMYEEDSDLLDDVLIENLQAIEMASIASNILTSMAGAFASVISNNVNQVVKVLTVTTILVAIPTLVTSIFGMNVPLPFSQSPEALWIVLGIASMLAATLAFLFYRWRVF encoded by the coding sequence GTGCTGACGTACTACCGCAGCGTCGGCGGCAAGCTCCAGACCATCGACGGCTATATCGACGGCTGCTGGATCAACGCCACCGCCCCCTCCGCCGAGGAACTCGCCCGGGTGAGCCGCGAGACCGGCCTGCCCCTCGACTACCTCAGCTATCCCCTCGACCCCGACGAGCGCAGCCGCTTCGAGCGTGAGGACGGCCAGCTCCTCATCATCATGCAGACGAGCTACCGCCTGGGCGAGGACAGCGATATCCCCTACGACACCGTGCCGCTGGGCATCCTGCACACCGATCACTGCCTCGTGACCGTCTGCGCGCTGGAAAACCCGGTCGTCAAGGACGTGGTGGGCGGCCTGGTGCGCCGCGTGAGCACCGCCAAGAAAAACCGCCTGACCCTGCAACTCTTCCTGCGCAACGCCCAGCGGTTCCTGATCGACGTGCGGCAGATCAACAAGCGGGTGGATACCATCGAGGACCGGATGGAGACGGCCACCCGCAACCGCGAACTCATGGACCTCCTGAAGCTCGAAAAGAGCCTCGTGTACTTCATCACCGGCCTCAAGGCGAACGAGGCGATGATGGAGCGGGTCAAGCGCGACCGCATCTTCGAGATGTACGAGGAGGATTCGGACCTCCTCGACGACGTGCTCATCGAGAACCTCCAGGCCATCGAGATGGCAAGCATCGCCAGCAACATCCTGACGAGCATGGCGGGCGCCTTCGCCTCGGTCATCAGCAACAACGTCAACCAGGTCGTGAAGGTGCTCACGGTGACCACGATTCTGGTGGCGATCCCCACCCTCGTGACCAGCATCTTCGGAATGAACGTGCCCCTGCCCTTCTCCCAGAGCCCCGAGGCCCTCTGGATCGTGCTGGGCATCGCCTCGATGCTGGCGGCGACGCTGGCCTTCCTCTTCTACCGTTGGCGGGTGTTTTGA
- a CDS encoding sulfurtransferase, with translation MDYVKDVLVSTDWVAQNLNQEGVRLIEVDEDILLYDTGHIQGAVKVDWQQDFWDPVMREFIGPEELQTLLGRLGLKEGDQIVLYGDKSNWWAAYAYWFLSYNGVQNLKLMNGGRQKWVAEGRELTTDAPSFEATQYPALKRDESLRAYRDEVKAHIETVRSGGGAMVDVRSPDEFSGKVTHMPNYPQEGVLRGGHIPGAANIPWARATNEDGTFKTADELKALYEGEGVTPDKDVIAYCRIAERSSHSWFVLRELLGYPRVRNYDGSWTEWGNAVGMPIEKTYQEA, from the coding sequence ATGGACTACGTGAAAGACGTGCTCGTGAGCACCGACTGGGTGGCCCAGAACCTGAACCAGGAAGGCGTCCGCCTGATCGAGGTGGACGAGGACATCCTGCTCTACGACACCGGCCACATCCAGGGCGCCGTGAAGGTGGACTGGCAGCAGGACTTCTGGGACCCGGTCATGCGCGAATTTATCGGGCCGGAGGAGCTTCAGACCCTGCTGGGTCGTCTGGGCCTCAAGGAAGGTGACCAGATCGTCCTCTACGGCGACAAGAGCAACTGGTGGGCCGCCTACGCCTACTGGTTCCTGAGCTACAACGGCGTGCAGAACCTGAAGCTCATGAACGGCGGGCGCCAGAAGTGGGTCGCCGAGGGCCGAGAGCTGACGACCGACGCGCCGAGCTTTGAAGCCACCCAGTACCCGGCCCTGAAACGCGACGAGAGCCTGCGCGCCTACCGCGACGAGGTGAAGGCGCACATCGAGACTGTCCGGTCCGGGGGGGGCGCGATGGTGGATGTCCGCAGCCCCGACGAGTTCTCGGGCAAGGTCACCCACATGCCCAACTACCCGCAGGAGGGCGTGCTGCGCGGCGGCCACATCCCCGGCGCGGCGAATATCCCCTGGGCCCGCGCCACGAACGAGGACGGTACCTTCAAGACCGCCGACGAGCTGAAGGCGCTCTACGAGGGTGAGGGCGTCACCCCCGACAAGGACGTGATCGCCTACTGCCGCATCGCCGAGCGGAGCAGCCACTCGTGGTTCGTGCTGCGCGAGTTGCTGGGTTACCCCAGGGTCCGCAACTACGACGGCTCGTGGACCGAGTGGGGCAACGCGGTCGGAATGCCCATCGAGAAGACGTACCAGGAGGCGTAA
- the mobA gene encoding molybdenum cofactor guanylyltransferase: MSSRHAGPDVTSPVTAPFPPPGPRWSAVVLGGGDPGDPFASAHGVPVKALIPVGGEPMALHVLRALRGSGRVSRVAYVGPTTPELDPWIDERVTDHGTLLSNLEAGVEALAGMGLSPGERVLVATADIPLLTSEQLAQVLAAAPEGAALVYPVVRREDCERAFPGMRRTYARLRDGTFTGGNVFLLDPRLIGQFLPRLREVLAARKAPFKLARLIGPGVLVRLLLGRLTVRELEARVSAILGVPARALITPHAAIGNDVDQEADLGLAEAHLRAVQDGSRPAPPPQS; the protein is encoded by the coding sequence ATGAGTTCCCGTCACGCCGGGCCAGACGTCACTTCCCCGGTCACCGCCCCCTTTCCGCCGCCGGGCCCGCGCTGGAGCGCCGTGGTCCTTGGCGGCGGCGACCCCGGCGACCCCTTCGCGTCGGCCCACGGGGTCCCGGTCAAGGCGCTCATCCCGGTGGGGGGCGAGCCGATGGCCCTGCACGTGCTGCGCGCCCTGCGGGGGAGCGGGCGGGTCTCGCGCGTCGCTTACGTGGGCCCGACCACCCCCGAACTCGACCCCTGGATCGACGAGCGCGTGACCGACCACGGCACCCTGCTCAGCAACCTGGAGGCAGGGGTGGAGGCCCTGGCGGGAATGGGTCTCTCGCCCGGCGAGCGCGTCCTCGTCGCCACCGCCGACATTCCCCTCCTCACCTCGGAACAACTCGCGCAGGTGCTCGCCGCCGCGCCGGAAGGTGCCGCCCTCGTCTACCCGGTCGTCCGCCGCGAGGACTGCGAGCGGGCCTTCCCCGGGATGCGCCGCACCTACGCCCGGCTGCGCGACGGCACCTTCACGGGCGGCAACGTCTTCCTGCTCGACCCACGCCTGATCGGCCAGTTCCTCCCCCGGCTGCGCGAAGTCCTCGCTGCCCGCAAGGCCCCCTTCAAACTCGCCCGGCTGATCGGTCCCGGCGTGCTGGTGCGGCTCCTGCTCGGACGCCTCACCGTCCGCGAGTTGGAGGCCCGCGTGAGCGCCATCCTCGGCGTGCCCGCCCGCGCCCTGATCACCCCGCACGCCGCCATCGGCAACGATGTGGACCAGGAGGCCGACCTGGGGCTGGCCGAGGCGCACCTGCGGGCCGTGCAGGACGGCTCTCGCCCTGCCCCGCCGCCGCAATCCTGA
- the rdgB gene encoding RdgB/HAM1 family non-canonical purine NTP pyrophosphatase yields the protein MRVVVATGNAGKVREIAQALGGLDWQLEGLSGLPLPEETGTTYEENAALKACAAALMRGVPALADDSGLEVVALNGQPGVYSARFGNRDNDNERNLYLLEKLRGVKDRRAKFVSVVILASPDGQVETYRGEMTGTLLEGPRGESGFGYDPLFVPDGETRTLAEMTLEEKQAISHRGLALAALVAAHGARVRS from the coding sequence ATGCGGGTGGTGGTGGCGACGGGGAACGCCGGGAAAGTGCGCGAGATCGCGCAGGCGCTGGGCGGCCTGGACTGGCAGTTGGAGGGCCTAAGCGGCCTCCCCCTCCCCGAGGAGACGGGCACGACCTACGAGGAGAACGCCGCCCTGAAGGCGTGTGCGGCGGCCCTCATGCGCGGCGTGCCAGCCCTCGCCGACGACTCGGGGCTGGAGGTCGTGGCGCTGAACGGCCAGCCCGGCGTCTACAGCGCCCGCTTCGGCAACCGGGACAACGACAACGAGCGCAACCTCTACCTCCTCGAAAAGCTGCGCGGGGTGAAGGACCGCCGCGCGAAGTTCGTCTCGGTGGTCATCCTCGCCTCCCCCGACGGTCAGGTGGAGACGTACCGGGGCGAGATGACGGGCACCCTCCTCGAAGGCCCGCGCGGCGAGAGCGGCTTCGGCTACGACCCCCTCTTCGTCCCCGACGGCGAGACCCGCACCCTGGCCGAGATGACCCTGGAGGAGAAGCAGGCGATCAGCCACCGGGGCCTGGCGCTGGCGGCGTTGGTGGCGGCGCACGGGGCGAGGGTGCGGTCGTAG